The following coding sequences are from one Treponema bryantii window:
- a CDS encoding DNA/RNA non-specific endonuclease has product MKQKKSNKKIFSLIITLLVFAGVAFSQECSDPSLDVGYSENSPLYFGNPSDSMPSIESDKNYLMERPQFTLSYNTSTLNPNWVAWHLCRDDLGDADRADTFRPDKELPSEWYAVRKQDYKFPAYGFDRGHLCPSADRTANTEDNSMTFLMTNMVPQSPDNNRIVWVALEKYERELVLQGKEVYIFAGPLGAGGTGDKGYFEAIPVTKKDGTELSITVPAFTWKVLLILDEGEEDLSRVSADTQIIAVCVPNEKGCGKNGSWQQYLCSVDYIEENTGYDFFELLDDELESVLESQVMEFIQ; this is encoded by the coding sequence TATTACACTTCTTGTATTTGCTGGTGTAGCCTTCAGTCAGGAATGTTCAGATCCATCTCTTGATGTAGGCTACTCAGAAAACTCTCCTTTATATTTTGGGAATCCTTCTGACTCAATGCCTTCCATTGAGTCAGATAAAAACTATCTGATGGAGAGACCGCAGTTTACGCTCAGCTATAATACTTCAACTCTGAATCCTAACTGGGTGGCCTGGCATCTTTGTCGCGATGATCTTGGAGATGCAGACCGTGCCGATACCTTCCGTCCAGATAAAGAACTTCCATCAGAATGGTATGCAGTTCGCAAGCAGGATTACAAGTTTCCGGCTTACGGCTTTGACCGCGGACATCTTTGTCCTTCAGCAGACCGAACTGCAAATACAGAAGATAATTCAATGACTTTTCTTATGACGAATATGGTTCCGCAGTCTCCGGACAATAACCGCATTGTATGGGTGGCTCTGGAAAAGTACGAGCGCGAACTGGTTTTGCAGGGTAAAGAAGTTTATATTTTTGCAGGGCCATTAGGCGCTGGCGGAACTGGAGATAAAGGGTATTTTGAAGCGATTCCTGTTACGAAAAAAGATGGGACAGAACTCTCTATTACAGTTCCGGCATTTACCTGGAAAGTGCTTCTGATTCTTGATGAAGGAGAAGAGGACCTTTCTCGTGTTTCTGCTGATACCCAAATTATTGCTGTATGTGTTCCGAATGAGAAGGGGTGTGGTAAAAACGGAAGCTGGCAGCAATATCTTTGCAGTGTAGATTATATAGAAGAAAATACTGGATATGATTTCTTTGAGCTTCTGGATGATGAACTTGAATCTGTGCTTGAATCACAGGTTATGGAGTTTATTCAATAG